Proteins encoded together in one Impatiens glandulifera chromosome 1, dImpGla2.1, whole genome shotgun sequence window:
- the LOC124920433 gene encoding CBS domain-containing protein CBSCBSPB1-like: MTSSGGSSRRSFSITTNSLARKVSENGIPDSARKSSLSVSRSMGLGGERTVKRLRLSKALTVPDTTTVYEACRRMAARRVDALLLTDSNALLCGILTDKDIATRVIANELNLEATPVSKVMTRNPVFVLSDTLAVEALQKMVQGKFRHLPVVEKGEVIAILDIAKCLYDAIARMERAAEKGKAIAAAVEGVEKHWGTSVSGPNTFIETLRERMFKPSLSTIISENSKFVTVSPTDTVLTASKKMLEEGISSAVVTVENKPRGILTSKDILMRVIAQNLPPDSTLVEKVMTPKPECASVDTPIVDALHTMHDGKFLHLPVVDKDGIIVAIVDVLQVTHAAVATVGSTAGVSSDAANSMMQKFWDSAMALSHVDEDDDTQSEGSFKLTSEGGETGRSQPYPSSGLPSTFAFKIQDKQGRMHRFNCDTKNLADVVTAILQRVGDDIDRNNLPQILYEDEDHDKVVLASDGDLVAAVDHARSAGWKGLKLHLDYTGTGARKRRGSKSGDRDFAQADSAWASAYSAVAAGAALVAGFGVLAFLRKAGY, encoded by the exons ATGACGAGTTCAGGAGGTTCTTCAAGGAGAAGTTTTTCGATAACGACCAATTCTTTAGCTAGGAAGGTCTCTGAGAACGGGATTCCTGATTCTGCAAGAAAATCATCTCTTTCTGTTTCTCGTTCTAT GGGTCTTGGTGGGGAGCGGACAGTGAAAAGGTTGAGGCTATCGAAAGCACTGACAGTTCCTGATACAACGACTGTTTATGAAGCTTGTCGTAGGATGGCTGCTAGGCGAGTTGATGCATTGTTACTGACTGATTCGAATGCATTATTGTGTGGAATCTTGACAGATAAG GATATAGCTACAAGGGTTATTGCTAATGAATTGAACCTTGAAGCAACACCAGTTTCCAAAGTTATGACAAGGAACCCAGTTTTTGTACTCTCCGATACTCTTGCTGTGGAAGCCTTGCAAAAAATGGTTCAAG GAAAATTTAGACATTTGCCCGTCGTGGAGAAGGGAGAGGTCATCGCCATACTTGACATTGCGAAATGTTTATATGATGCTATTGCTCGAATGGAAAGGGCAGCTGAGAAGGGCAAGGCCATAGCTGCAGCTGTTGAAGGAGTTGAGAAGCATTGGGGAACATCTGTTTCAG GTCCTAATACATTCATCGAAACACTTAGGGAGCGAATGTTTAAGCCTTCCTTGTCTACCATCATCTCTGAGAATTCAAA GTTTGTGACAGTTTCTCCAACAGATACAGTTTTAACAGCATCAAAAAAGATGCTGGAAGAAGGAATTAGCTCTGCTGTCGTAACAGTAGAAAATAAACCTCGGGGAATCTTAAC ATCAAAAGATATATTGATGCGTGTAATAGCACAAAATCTTCCTCCAGATTCAACGCTTGTTGAGAAG GTAATGACACCAAAACCAGAATGTGCGTCGGTTGATACTCCTATTGTTGATGCACTGCATACGATGCATGATGGGAAGTTCTTACATCTTCCTGTTGTTGATAAAG ATGGCATTATAGTTGCTATTGTTGATGTACTTCAAGTCACTCATGCTGCAGTAGCCACA GTAGGAAGCACTGCTGGGGTCAGTAGTGATGCTGCTAATAGTATGATGCAAAAGTTTTGGGACTCTGCAATGGCATTATCTCATgtagatgaagatgatgatacACAAAG TGAAGGTTCTTTCAAGTTAACTTCTGAAGGTGGTGAGACAGGAAGATCCCAACCCTATCCTTCATCTGGACTTCCTAGTACTTTTGCTTTTAAAATTCAAGATAAACAAGGCAGAATGCACAGATTCAATTGTG ATACAAAGAACTTGGCCGATGTTGTGACTGCAATTCTTCAGAGAGTTGGGGATGACATTGACCGGAACAACTTACCACAGATCTTG TATGAAGATGAAGACCACGATAAGGTCGTACTTGCCTCAGATGGTGACCTCGTTGCAGCTGTTGATCATGCAAGGTCAGCTGGTTGGAag GGACTGAAATTGCACCTAGATTATACTGGAACAGGAGCAAGAAAAAGGCGCGGTTCCAAATCTGGAGACCGTGATTTTGCTCAGGCGGATTCTGCTTGGGCTTCAGCTTACAGTGCGGTTGCTGCTGGGGCAGCTCTAGTTGCTGGTTTTGGGGTCTTAGCGTTCTTGAGGAAAGCTGGCTATTGA
- the LOC124918565 gene encoding uncharacterized protein LOC124918565, whose product MTDWGPILVATVLFVLLTPGLLFQLPGRNRVVEFGNMHTGGASIIVHTVIYFGLITIFLVAVRIHIYTG is encoded by the coding sequence ATGACGGATTGGGGACCGATACTTGTAGCCACGGTTCTATTCGTTCTGTTAACGCCGGGGCTTCTGTTTCAGCTTCCAGGTAGAAACAGAGTCGTGGAGTTCGGCAATATGCACACCGGCGGCGCCTCCATCATCGTTCATACCGTCATCTATTTCGGTCTCATCACCATCTTCCTCGTCGCCGTCAGGATCCATATCTACACAGGCTAG
- the LOC124918534 gene encoding protein transport protein Sec61 subunit gamma-like: MDALDSVVDPLREFAKDSIRLVKRCHKPDQKEFTKVAARTAIGFVVMGFVGFFVKLIFIPINNIIVGSG, from the exons ATGGACGCCTTGGATTCCGTCGTCGATCCGTTGAGAGAGTTCGCTAAGGACAGTATTCGTCTCGTTAAGAGGTGTCACAAGCCCGATCAGAAAG AATTCACCAAAGTTGCTGCTCGTACTGCGATCGGGTTTGTTGTGATGGGATTCGTTGGTTTCTTTGTGAAGCTGATTTTTATCCCTATCAACAACATCATCGTCGGATCTGGTTAA
- the LOC124920432 gene encoding protein NUCLEAR FUSION DEFECTIVE 4-like has translation MAFQFQGKTRDFFNNRWLVFVASMWVQSCAGIGYLFGSISPVIKSSMGYNQRQIAVLGVAKDLGDSVGFIAGSLCEILPIWAVLAVGIVQNFIGYGLVWLIITQRLPNLPLWVLCIAMFIGTNGETYFNTGALVASIQNFPRSRGPVVGILKGFAGLSGAILSQIYDLFSSSSNEPSLILMIAILPSVIVISLMFIVRPVGGHRQVRPSDDRSFLSVYCFCLGLAIYLMVVLLLEDLVDLSQTIIILFSVLLIVFIILPVLLPVFLVFIPNQTLSLHEDLLLEPHSQNEVIMSEVDEIRSDDDLSSSSLSLSLERRKRLNQLQAKLFQAAAEGAVRVNRKKRPHRGENFTLMQALVKADFWLMFLSLVLASGSGLTIIDNLGQICLSLEYSHTHVFVSMISICNFLGRVGGGYFSELIVRKYSCPRPLALAVAQLIMAFALLFYALGLPGEIYVLTILVGIGYGAHWAIVPAAASELFGLKSFGALYNFLTLSNPIGSLIFSGVIASGIYDLEAEKQSSLATNEESSVTCYGIVCYSLTCGILSGLCVVAVILSSLVVYRTKRVYAQLYGNSH, from the exons ATGGCGTTTCAATTTCAAGGAAAGACGAGAGATTTCTTCAACAACAGATGGCTAGTTTTCGTCGCATCTATGTGGGTTCAATCCTGTGCCGGAATCGGCTACTTGTTCGGCAGCATCTCCCCAGTAATCAAGAGCTCAATGGGTTACAATCAAAGACAGATCGCCGTTTTAGGTGTCGCCAAAGATTTAGGCGATAGCGTTGGTTTCATCGCCGGCAGCCTCTGTGAAATCCTTCCCATTTGGGCCGTTCTCGCCGTCGGCATCGTTCAGAATTTTATAGGCTATGGTCTTGTTTGGTTGATCATCACCCAGCGATTGCCCAATTTACCTCTCTGGGTG TTGTGTATTGCGATGTTTATAGGGACTAATGGAGAGACATATTTCAATACCGGAGCTTTAGTCGCCAGTATACAGAATTTCCCAAGAAGCCGTGGACCGGTGGTGGGAATCTTAAAAGGATTCGCCGGTTTAAGTGGTGCAATTCTGTCTCAGATCTATGATCTCTTCAGTTCTTCGAGTAATGAACCTTCACTTATCTTAATGATCGCAATCCTACCTTCTGTTATAGTCATTTCGTTAATGTTCATCGTTAGACCTGTTGGGGGTCATAGACAAGTAAGACCTTCTGATGATAGAAGTTTCTTATCGGTTTATTGTTTCTGTCTTGGTCTAGCTATTTACTTGATGGTGGTCTTGTTGCTTGAAGATCTAGTTGATCTTAGTCAAACCATAATCATATTGTTTTCTGTTCTTTTGATTGTCTTCATCATCCTCCCTGTTTTGCTCCctgtttttcttgtttttatacCAAATCAAACGTTGTCATTACACGAGGATCTTCTTCTTGAACCTCATAGTCAGAATGAAGTCATTATGAGTGAAGTTGACGAGATTAGGTCCGATGATGACTTGTCATCGTCATCATTGTCGTTGTCTTTAGAGAGGCGAAAGAGGCTTAACCAGTTGCAGGCTAAGCTGTTTCAAGCTGCTGCAGAAGGAGCAGTTAGAGTAAATAGGAAAAAAAGGCCACATAGAGGAGAGAATTTTACATTGATGCAAGCTTTAGTTAAGGCTGATTTTTGGTTAATGTTCTTGTCTCTTGTATTGGCTTCTGGATCTGGTTTGACTATCATTGATAACCTTGGCCAAATATGTCTTTCGCTCGAGTACTCGCATACGCATGTTTTCGTCTCGATGATCAGCATTTGTAACTTTCTTGGACGCGTCGGCGGCGGTTACTTCTCCGAGCTTATTGTAAG AAAGTATTCCTGCCCTAGGCCATTGGCATTGGCGGTTGCCCAGCTCATAATGGCATTCGCCTTGTTATTTTATGCTCTCGGTCTGCCCGGAGAAATATACGTCTTAACAATCTTGGTAGGGATCGGTTACGGAGCCCATTGGGCTATTGTACCGGCTGCAGCATCAGAATTGTTCGGGTTAAAAAGTTTTGGGGCATTGTATAACTTCCTCACATTGTCAAATCCAATAGGGTCATTGATATTCTCTGGTGTCATTGCAAGTGGAATATATGATCTAGAAGCCGAAAAGCAATCTTCTTTGGCAACAAATGAAGAATCGTCGGTTACTTGTTATGGTATCGTTTGTTACTCTCTTACTTGTGGTATTTTGTCGGGGCTATGTGTTGTGGCGGTTATACTTAGCTCATTGGTTGTTTATCGAACCAAGAGGGTGTATGCGCAACTCTATGGCAACTCACATTGA
- the LOC124918547 gene encoding nuclear transcription factor Y subunit C-1-like isoform X2, giving the protein MENNQQPPPAPAAPLPSTYPPQTPYHHLLHQQQQQLQVFWSIQRQEIEQVNDFKNHQLPLARIKKIMKSDEDVRMISAEAPILFSKACELFILELTIRSWLHAEENKRRTLQKNDIAASITRTDIFDFLVDIVPREEIRDENSGIGGIVGSTASGVPYYYPPMGQPPQHGVMIGQPAMPVMDPSMYVHQPPSQAWQSVWQAGADDGSYGNGGTNLDDHDQS; this is encoded by the coding sequence ATGGAGAACAACCAGCAGCCACCGCCGGCACCGGCAGCGCCTCTTCCGTCAACATACCCACCTCAAACTCCCTATCACCACCTTCTCCATcaacagcagcagcagcttCAGGTTTTCTGGTCCATCCAAAGACAAGAGATCGAACAGGTAAACGATTTCAAAAACCATCAGCTACCCTTAGCCAGAATCAAGAAGATCATGAAATCTGACGAAGACGTTCGAATGATATCGGCCGAAGCACCGATTCTATTCTCAAAAGCCTGTGAACTCTTCATTCTTGAACTTACGATCCGATCCTGGCTCCACGCTGAAGAAAACAAACGTCGAACCCTACAGAAGAATGATATCGCTGCTTCGATTACTCGTACGGATATCTTCGATTTCCTCGTTGATATCGTTCCTCGTGAAGAGATTAGGGATGAGAATTCTGGGATTGGTGGAATTGTGGGTTCTACTGCTAGTGGTGTTCCTTATTATTATCCACCTATGGGACAACCTCCACAACATGGTGTTATGATTGGACAACCTGCGATGCCGGTTATGGATCCGTCTATGTATGTTCATCAGCCGCCATCTCAGGCTTGGCAATCTGTTTGGCAGGCTGGTGCAGATGATGGATCTTATGGAAATGGGGGAACCAATCTTGATGATCATGATCAATCGTAG
- the LOC124918547 gene encoding nuclear transcription factor Y subunit C-1-like isoform X1: MENNQQPPPAPAAPLPSTYPPQTPYHHLLHQQQQQLQVFWSIQRQEIEQVNDFKNHQLPLARIKKIMKSDEDVRMISAEAPILFSKACELFILELTIRSWLHAEENKRRTLQKNDIAASITRTDIFDFLVDIVPREEIRDENSGIGGIVGSTASGVPYYYPPMGQPPQHGVMIGQPAMPVMDPSMYVHQPPSQAWQSVWQAGADDGSYGNGGTNLDDHDQS, translated from the exons ATGGAGAACAACCAGCAGCCACCGCCGGCACCGGCAGCGCCTCTTCCGTCAACATACCCACCTCAAACTCCCTATCACCACCTTCTCCATcaacagcagcagcagcttCAGGTTTTCTGGTCCATCCAAAGACAAGAGATCGAACAGGTAAACGATTTCAAAAACCATCAGCTACCCTTAGCCAGAATCAAGAAGATCATGAAATCTGACGAAGACGTTCGAATGATATCGGCCGAAGCACCGATTCTATTCTCAAAAGCCTGTGAACTCTTCATTCTTGAACTTACGATCCGATCCTGGCTCCACGCTGAAGAAAACAAACGTCGAACCCTACAGAAGAATGATATCGCTGCTTCGATTACTCGTACGGATATCTTCGATTTCCTCGTTGATATCGTTCCTCGTGAAGAGATTAGGGATGAGAATTCTGGGATTGGTGGAATTGTGGGTTCTACTGCTAGTGGTGTTCCTTATTATTATCCACCTATGGGACAACCTCCACAACATGGTGTTATGATTGGACAACCTGCGATGCCGGTTATGGATCCGTCTATGTATGTTCATCAGCCGCCATCTCAGGCTTGGCAATCTGTTTGGCAGGCTGGTGCAGATGATGGATCTTATGGAAATGGGGGAACCAATCTTGATGATCATGATCAATC CTAG